One part of the Lepeophtheirus salmonis chromosome 14, UVic_Lsal_1.4, whole genome shotgun sequence genome encodes these proteins:
- the LOC121129138 gene encoding serine/threonine-protein kinase 16 isoform X1, whose amino-acid sequence MNAISNLVSYINSCICSKKTLEINGRPFTVLDHLADGGFSQIDLVENQETRQTFALKTIECHSKEDEEAAFQEIEYYKQLDHDNLVRLRTSCQKGELREDTLDTSKVLLLFTYYPRGSLNEELTRRAESRVLTLSTYEDFFPQIVILNLFDQICEGLAALHAASPYPLAHRDLKPHNILLTNDFSPIIIDLGSTSKARVKISSSYEAKDIQDTAAKRSSMTYRSPELFQVDVNSELDERTDIWSLGCLLFALCFFKSPFDVVYERGDSVALAVQSSSNVHFPNDSPYSKEIHELIEWMLTLDISKRPYLDEVMKRMDVIRDDML is encoded by the exons ATGAATGCGATTTCAAATCTAGTGAGTTACATTAACTCATGTATCTGTTCCAAAAAGACACTTGAGATCAACGGAAGACCTTTTACTGTACTGGATCACTTGGCTGATGG AGGTTTCTCACAAATTGATTTGGTGGAAAATCAGGAAACGCGTCAGACATTTGCTCTTAAAACCATAGAATGTCATTCCAAAGAGGATGAAGAAGCTGCATTCCAAGAGATTGAATATTACAAACAGTTGGATCATGACAATCTCGTTCGATTAAGAACAAGTTGCCAAAAAGGAGAACTGAGGGAGGACACCTTGGATACGTCCAAGGTCCTTCTACTCTTTACCTATTATCCCAGAGGCTCACTCAATGAAGAATTGACAAGAAGAGCAGAGAGCAGAG TCCTTACTCTTTCTACCTATGAAGACTTCTTTCCTCAAATCGTTATACTCAATCTTTTCGATCAAATATGCGAAGGACTGGCTGCTTTGCATGCTGCTTCTCCATATCCATTAGCTCATCGGGATCTTAAACCGCACAATATTTTACTTACCAATGACTTTTCACCCATCATCATTGACTTGG gatCGACATCAAAGGCCAGAGTTAAAATTTCAAGTTCATATGAGGCTAAAGACATTCAAGATACAGCGGCGAAAAGGAGTTCTATGACTTATCGTAGTCCAGAACTCTTTCAAGTGGACGTCAATAGTGAACTTGATGAACGAACGGATATTTGG tccCTAGGCTGCCTCCTATTTGCCTTATGCTTTTTTAAATCTCCTTTTGATGTTGTTTATGAACGTGGAGACAGCGTGGCTCTTGCTGTTCAGAGTTCGTCCAATGTACATTTCCCCAACGACTCGCCTTATTCCAAGGAAATACATGAACTAATAGAATGGATGCTTACATTGGATATCAGCAAAAGACCGTATCTGGATGAAGTAATGAAGAGAATGGATGTTATACGGGATGACATGTtgtga
- the LOC121129138 gene encoding serine/threonine-protein kinase 16 isoform X2, with product MNAISNLVSYINSCICSKKTLEINGRPFTVLDHLADGGFSQIDLVENQETRQTFALKTIECHSKEDEEAAFQEIEYYKQLDHDNLVRLRTSCQKGELREDTLDTSKVLLLFTYYPRGSLNEELTRRAESRDFFPQIVILNLFDQICEGLAALHAASPYPLAHRDLKPHNILLTNDFSPIIIDLGSTSKARVKISSSYEAKDIQDTAAKRSSMTYRSPELFQVDVNSELDERTDIWSLGCLLFALCFFKSPFDVVYERGDSVALAVQSSSNVHFPNDSPYSKEIHELIEWMLTLDISKRPYLDEVMKRMDVIRDDML from the exons ATGAATGCGATTTCAAATCTAGTGAGTTACATTAACTCATGTATCTGTTCCAAAAAGACACTTGAGATCAACGGAAGACCTTTTACTGTACTGGATCACTTGGCTGATGG AGGTTTCTCACAAATTGATTTGGTGGAAAATCAGGAAACGCGTCAGACATTTGCTCTTAAAACCATAGAATGTCATTCCAAAGAGGATGAAGAAGCTGCATTCCAAGAGATTGAATATTACAAACAGTTGGATCATGACAATCTCGTTCGATTAAGAACAAGTTGCCAAAAAGGAGAACTGAGGGAGGACACCTTGGATACGTCCAAGGTCCTTCTACTCTTTACCTATTATCCCAGAGGCTCACTCAATGAAGAATTGACAAGAAGAGCAGAGAGCAGAG ACTTCTTTCCTCAAATCGTTATACTCAATCTTTTCGATCAAATATGCGAAGGACTGGCTGCTTTGCATGCTGCTTCTCCATATCCATTAGCTCATCGGGATCTTAAACCGCACAATATTTTACTTACCAATGACTTTTCACCCATCATCATTGACTTGG gatCGACATCAAAGGCCAGAGTTAAAATTTCAAGTTCATATGAGGCTAAAGACATTCAAGATACAGCGGCGAAAAGGAGTTCTATGACTTATCGTAGTCCAGAACTCTTTCAAGTGGACGTCAATAGTGAACTTGATGAACGAACGGATATTTGG tccCTAGGCTGCCTCCTATTTGCCTTATGCTTTTTTAAATCTCCTTTTGATGTTGTTTATGAACGTGGAGACAGCGTGGCTCTTGCTGTTCAGAGTTCGTCCAATGTACATTTCCCCAACGACTCGCCTTATTCCAAGGAAATACATGAACTAATAGAATGGATGCTTACATTGGATATCAGCAAAAGACCGTATCTGGATGAAGTAATGAAGAGAATGGATGTTATACGGGATGACATGTtgtga
- the LOC121129073 gene encoding oxysterol-binding protein-related protein 11 has protein sequence MSSVSSAEVSVLCPERRAFEGQLNKFTNLVKGWQYRWMILDPETGTLSYYTSAEDKYDVSRPVRGSGHLAGAFVVPSQEDSTAFSVDFASGETFKLRASNVKERQIWVDKLRSVAQSHDKALTAVNSASPPIREYLPPTPPGSKSHLRHNGEPNEALQNLSLTVLDALGSAHDILHQCNVNHKEVVKDIEKSPRSFDKDFLILKSTSQSALLCLENALLMIQDYNQNMTQKLPLKSKTLSESKFSLHSPLNSPRKKQSSLSLQQDNGSSSSTPLTSSKLNTESPTKSTGSLKEPLKERISGGS, from the exons ATGAGCAGCGTGTCGTCAGCAGAGGTATCTGTATTGTGCCCCGAGAGGCGGGCGTTCGAGGGTCAGTTGAACAAGTTCACGAACCTGGTGAAAGGCTGGCAGTACCGTTGGATGATCCTCGATCCAGAGACGGGAACCTTGAGCTATTACACAAGTGCGGAGGACAAGTATGATGTGAGTCGTCCTGTGAGGGGCTCTGGGCACTTGGCAGGTGCATTTGTGGTTCCATCTCAAGAGGATTCCACGGCTTTTTCCGTGGACTTTGCATCGGGAGAAACATTTAAATTGCGTGCCTCCAACGTCAAAGAACGTCAAATTTGGGTGGATAAATTGAGGAGCGTCGCTCAAAGTCATGACAAGGCCTTAACAG CTGTCAATTCCGCTTCACCACCGATTCGGGAATATTTACCTCCCACTCCCCCTGGATCCAAATCACATCTCCGCCATAATGGTGAACCCAATGAAGCTCTTCAAAATCTGAGTTTGACTGTTCTAGATGCCCTCGGCTCCGCTCATGACATTCTCCATCAATGCAATGTAAACCATAAAGAAGTAGTCAAAGACATAGAAAAGTCCCCCCGCTCCTTTGATAAGGATTTCCTCATACTAAAATCCACATCCCAATCTGCTCTTCTATGCTTGGAAAATGCACTACTCATGATTCAAGATTATAATCAAAACATGACACAAAAATTACCTCTTAAATCCAAAACACTCTCTGAATCCAAATTTTCCCTTCATTCCCCTCTAAATTCACCTCGTAAAAAACAGTCATCTTTAAGTTTACAACAAGATAATGGATCCAGTTCGAGCACACCTCTGACTTCTTCAAAGTTAAACACGGAATCACCTACAAAATCCACTGGAAGTTTGAAAGAACCTTTGAAGGAAAGAATAAGTGGTGGCAGTTGA